Genomic segment of Euhalothece natronophila Z-M001:
AGTTGAAGACAAGCGTGTTAGGCACATCGCGATCGCGTTTTTGTAGCGTCAAATTAGCCTGATGAAGCGTAGAAGGGTTAAAGGCGAGATACGTGTAAAATTGGATGATAATGGCAAACGCCAGTAGCCGAAAAAGGTATTATAGCTAAAATCGAAAGCGCGTCAGTCCTTAATATATTTGCATCCCGAAGTACAAGTTTCTTGAATTTCTACAGCATATAAATTAGGACAACCAGCTTTTTCTAACTGATTAAAAATCCATTTTGCAATTTCTTCACTGGTTGGATTCTCTAGACCAGTTGTTTCATTGAGGTAATAATGATCTAAATAATGATCCAGTAGAGGCTGAATATATTTTTTAATTTCACCGTAGTCCATCAGCATCCCTTGTTGAGATCCATGTTGATGGAGAGTTTTTCCCTGAAGATAAACTCTTCCCACCCAACTGTGTCCATGTAAGCGACGACATTTGCCATTGTGGTTAGGAAGTTGATGAGCAGCTTCAAAATAAAATTCCTTGTAAATTACCCACTGATCCATTATAATTAAGCCCGCCGATGGCTCACTCCGATCTCTTCTTCCACAGTGTAGTCAAACTAATTTATGAATGAGACTGACTTTCCCCGTATTTTACTTCTTACCTCTTGCACTGGCGAGAAACGATACAAGCCAACCAACCCGTTAGCTCAGTCAGATTTTAGGCTCTCAGTGTGTGATTCTTCTGGCACAAGGAAACCTCGACGAGAGGAAGAATTAGCTGAATTTGCAACCCCTGCTAGTAACATCTACACAGGGGCTCAACATCGACAAGCGATGGAAGGAGTGAAAGCTCTACGTCAGGCGTTAGGTTCCCAAGCAAAGGCAGTTTGATACATTTCAGCTTGGGCAAGACCTTTAATCATGTCGCGATCGCCTTTGGCTTCAACAGCAAAAATAGTTTCGCCATCACTTAGTTGTCCGACAAGATCAGGATGTAGGGTAAAACCGCCCATATCCAAATAGAAGCGCTGGAAGGGTTTAAAAGCATTGTTTTCCAGCAAGGTACTGTGTGCATCAGTGTAGAGCCGAGAGATTTGCTGATTGGCAAGTTCTCCACTCTTGAAAAACTGATGAGTCTTCATCACTACATCGGCTTCGGTCATTTCAAAAATGATTCCAATAATTCTAATCAACTTATCTTGGGAATACTGAATAGTGAGAATGCCATAACTTGCTTTGTTATATATCCACTAATCTTAAAGCAGCTTCAACGGGTAACTGCAAAGGATTTTTATCTTCCAGTCGCTTGGAGAAAAAGAGAACTTCCAAGTTTTCCACTTCTCCTGATTGTGGGTTCAAACGAGCAACAATTTGATCTGCTATTTCTTCAGACTCTTGTTCTGGGTAAGGTGAACACACATCAATGTAAAGAATATCTCCCACCTTGTCATAGCGAAAGGTTAAGTTTTTTTCCATATTACAGTCCTTCGTGTAATTTTTCGTGCTGTATCAAACGATTTTCCCTCTTAACCACAATAGTAGGAGAGGTTTGGGAGAAGTCTAGAAAGCGAGTTAACTCGGCATCACTTGCTTAGTCTTGTCTAAACTGCCAATTATACATATAATATATGTATGGACGTTGAGTACGATCCCAAAAAAGCACAAATTAATTGGCAAAAACATGGTGTTTCTTTTGCCGAAGCTGAATTTGTGTTTTATGATCCGCTCGCTGTCCATGACATTGATCCAGATGCATCAGAGGAAGAGCGTTTTATAGCACTGGGGATGAGTAGCTCAGGGTTGCTATTGGTTATTGTTTACACGATCCGCGGTGATGCATTTCGGCTAATTTCTGCTCGTCGCGCCACACGTCAGGAGGCTAAGGCTTATGAGGGATGAATATGATTTCTCGAAAGGGAAGCGTGGTCCTGCCATTCCATCAAAAGGAAAAACACGCATTACGATCTATTTGGATGACGAGATTTTGGAAAGTTTCCGAGAACGTGCGGAAGCTAGAGGGTTAGGTTATCAGACATTAATTAATGAGGCTTTGAAAGCTCATCTTCAAAATTCACCAGAGCAACCTCTTACCGAAAGTGACCTTCGTCGAGTTCTGCGGGAAGAGTTAGTGAATAGAACGAGCGATTAACTTGCCGTTTGCCTCATGAAAGAGCATCTCTAATCTCTTACGTTTGCCAAACTCATGCCATTGCTAAAATCAAGGAAAAAAAATTAAGAAAAAGTTGGGGACAGAGTATTTTATAGAAAGTGTCCCCAAACAGTAGGAAGTTATTTTCTATCTAGGCTTTTCTCTAGCTTTTCTCGGATGGCTTCTTCTAGCCAGTCGGTCACAGTTACTTTCTCGCCACATTCCTTGCGAGTGTTAACTTCAGCTTGAATTGCTTGTTTTAAGTTGGGGACAATATTTATGCCAATATGTTCTGTTTTTTGTCCTGCTCCTTTTTTTAAAACGTATTGATTTTTCCCGCTGGGATTACCAACAAAGCCTTTAGGTTGTCCTTTCCCTGCCATAGTGAGATGGATTTAACTTTTACATTTTTAGTATATCAATCAATTGGGAGGCATCATAGCATATTAAATGTGCTATGATGGAGTTAATCACGTAACAATGAGGCTGAGATGGCTCAATGTTCCAACAACAAACAGTTAGCCACTATTCTAACCATTGCTGGGCAGAGAATCGAGAGGAAAGATTTTTCGAGTTAGAAAAGCTCATCGAAAAGGGACTAAAAGCCTTTTATGAGGTAGGGAAAGCTCTCACTGAAATTCGAGATGAAAAACTTTATAAGGAAAAAGGCTACTCCAATTTCAGAAAGTATTGTGAGCGGCGTTGGGGACTTAAAAAATCCCATGCTTATCGGGTAATTAAAGCGGCGGCGGTTCTTGATAATTTAATGTCCCCGATGAAACTGTCCCCAATTGGGGACACTTTTGAACCAGAAGTTTTACCGAGGAATGAGGCTCAAGTCCGTCCTCTCACGAAACTTGATCCTATTTTGCAACGAGAAGCTTGGTCTCAAGTCGTAGAAACGGCTCCCCAAGGTAAAATAACGACAGAGCATATTCAAAAGGTTGCCAAAAAAGTGTATAAATCACAGTTTCAAGAGTCTCAAGTTGAAAATCCCCCTGCTTTTCCAAAAAGTAAACCAGGAGATTGTGTTCAAATTCATCTTCGGAATCGTAGTGATGCTGAATTGAATGTCTATAATCGCGAATTAGCAATTGTTGAGGAAATAAAGGACTATAGTGTGGTGGTGAAAGTTTGGGGACAGTTGTTACCACCGTTATTTTTTGATGAAATTAGACCAGCCCCTGTTAAAAAAACGGTTACAGCAACTGTTAGCACTGAGCTTTTGCAACGGTTAATGGAGAAGGGATATGATTCTATTGATGCGGCGCTTGAGGATTGGTTGAGCAACAAGAACTAATTTAAGTGTTCGATGGTCGTTATTAAGAAAAAATAGATGAGTGGGTTCATCAAAGCAACTTAGGCATTGAGCTTGATTTTAATTTTTTGAGAAGACTTGTATAAAGTTTCTCATGCGCTTCAAAGATGGAAAAAGAGTTTTCCATCATAATTGTATATTTACATTGGAGCTTTTTCTACTAATTTGCCATACTTACTCTAGAAGAGCCAACTTTTTTTACTAATAAGAGAGGAGATAAGAATATTTGTATCAAGAACGATTCGATGCACGAGTTTCTCTGATCCCCTCATCAATGACATTCATAATTTCATCTTGAGAATACTCTGAATTACGTTCTTGTACCGTATTAACAGTTTCTTCAAAAATGTAACGCTTCACCGCTTCTTCAACAAGATTTGATAACCCGCCCTTCTTTGCACCAATAGCGCCGAGATAACCTCTCACTGTACGGTCTGTATCATCGGAAACAACTAATGACCAACGAGCCATGATAAATACCTATGAGGATAAACACACTAACATCTATTGTAGAGGGTCTCGGATGCAAAATCAAAGTGTTTTTTTTCTTAAAGGCTTCCCACGCAATGCGGTAATCTTTTTCTCTATCGGATTGGGGAAGGTGAGTGGCAATAGCTTATCAGAGATGGTATTACGATTAGAAATTCTTGAAGGAGACTCAGCAGTTGCTAATATTACTCTTCAATGTTAAATCTGACTTTTGCCAACTGTGGCTTAATTTCCTCATCCAACTGCTGACCTTCTCGCACTTGCCCACTCCCCAGTAGAGGAGAGCCATTGTACAAGGGGAAGAGAGAGATGTAATAGCACATATTAGCAATCAAAATTCAGTTGTGAGAAGCTAATTCATTACTTAGGATTCTTTACACGCCATAAACTTTGATTTCCTTCCTGTTGCGCTCGAATCAATCGAAACCCACAATAGTTCACTTCCGACTTTCTTGCCAAAGTCGAGGGAGCGCGATCAATAATTTGTGCCAATCGTTTCGTCGGAATTAACCACCCCTGATCCGCAATTCGTTGCAAGGTCTCTAAATCTTCCAGTGTATCTTGATTACTGGCGCGAATCGCCTTTACTGTACTGCTAACCGTTGTTTCAATAATCTTCTCCAAGACTTC
This window contains:
- the queD gene encoding 6-carboxytetrahydropterin synthase QueD encodes the protein MDQWVIYKEFYFEAAHQLPNHNGKCRRLHGHSWVGRVYLQGKTLHQHGSQQGMLMDYGEIKKYIQPLLDHYLDHYYLNETTGLENPTSEEIAKWIFNQLEKAGCPNLYAVEIQETCTSGCKYIKD
- a CDS encoding DUF2283 domain-containing protein; the protein is MEKNLTFRYDKVGDILYIDVCSPYPEQESEEIADQIVARLNPQSGEVENLEVLFFSKRLEDKNPLQLPVEAALRLVDI
- a CDS encoding BrnT family toxin yields the protein MDVEYDPKKAQINWQKHGVSFAEAEFVFYDPLAVHDIDPDASEEERFIALGMSSSGLLLVIVYTIRGDAFRLISARRATRQEAKAYEG
- a CDS encoding BrnA antitoxin family protein, whose translation is MRDEYDFSKGKRGPAIPSKGKTRITIYLDDEILESFRERAEARGLGYQTLINEALKAHLQNSPEQPLTESDLRRVLREELVNRTSD
- a CDS encoding ribbon-helix-helix domain-containing protein, whose amino-acid sequence is MARWSLVVSDDTDRTVRGYLGAIGAKKGGLSNLVEEAVKRYIFEETVNTVQERNSEYSQDEIMNVIDEGIRETRASNRS